The Bdellovibrio sp. ZAP7 DNA segment TTGAGCGCGATCGGACAACCTTTAGTGATGGATCAATATGTTCTTGCTTTGCAGTCTGCAAATCTTTTGGGATCGCAAGTTTTGCTAACGGCTGGAGACATGAAAGATCCTGTTCGCCGTAAGAATTTGCAAAACACTCTTTCCGAACTCGTCAAAATGAAAGTCATCCCTATTTTAAATGAAAACGATGCGGTTGCGACCGAAGAGATCAAGTTCGGCGACAATGACTCACTAGCTGCGAAAGTGGCGGTAATGATGAAGGCTGAACGAGTGGTCTTGATGACGGACGTGGAAGGCCTGTTTGATTCTGATCCGAATAAAAATCCTGATGCAACACTGGTTCGCTATCGCCCTAAAGTGGGTAAAGCTGAATTCGCTTTGGCGGATCGCAAATCGATTTCCAAAGTCGGCACGGGTGGAATGTATTCAAAATTATTAGCGGCAGAAACTGCGGGTAAAAATAAAATCATCACGCACTTGGTGAAGGGCGATATTCCTAACAACTTACTGCACATCGCTCAGGGCACAAGTATTGGAACTCAATTCGGAGGTCGCGATGCACTCGCAAAATGACTTGATGCTGGCTGATTTAAAAAAAGCAGCGCGCGAACAGCGCAAACTGGAGAGTTCGACTAAAAACAAAGCGCTTTTAAAAATTGCTGAAAAGCTTTCGTTGGCTTCAAAAGATATTATCTCTGCTAACCAAAAAGACCTGGACGCTTTGGCTCCGGATACAGCTGCGGCCTTTCGCGATCGTTTGACTTTAACTCCCGAGCGTATTGATGGAATGATTGAAAGCCTTAAGCAAGTGGCGGCCCTTCCCGACCCTGTCGGCGAAATGATTGACCAGCAGACTTTGAAAAATGGTTTGTTACTTAAAAAGATCCGCGCCCCACTGGGTGTGATCTTTATGATCTTTGAATCCCGACCCAATGTTATTTTGGAAGCGTTTTCGCTGGCTTTTAAAGCTGGCAACGTCATTTTACTTCGCGGAGGGTCTGAGTCTAAACACTCAGCGGCTGCGATTTATAAACTGATGCGCGATGCTTTAACGGAAGCTGGTTTTAAGTTCATGCCATTCCATGGAGTCGAAGATTACGAGCGTGGCTTGGTCGAGCAGCTTTTAAAACGCAAGGACATGATTGATATCGTGGTTCCTCGCGGTGGTGACAAGCTGATTGATTTCGTTCAACGCACGGCTTTGATGCCAATCATTAAGAACGACCGAGGCATGTGTCATACGTTCGTTGATGAGGACGCTGATTTAGCAATGGCGGCTAAGATTGTAACCAACGCGAAAACGCAACGTCCGGGCGTGTGCAATGCCCTGGAAACAGTTTTAGTTCACGAAAAGGTCGCAGCTCAATTTTTGCCGATGCTTTATAAGGAAACTGATTCCAAAAAACTTCAGTGGCATGTCGACAGCGCTTCACTATTCATTTTGAAAGATCACGAGCGCGTAACTTCCGCAAAACCTGAAGACTGGGACACAGAGTACTTGGACCTGATCATGAACTGCCGTGTGGTTTCAGGAATCGATGAAGCCTTGGCACACATTGAAAAGCACGGCAGTAAGCACTCAGAGGCAATCATCACAAAATCTGAAACCAAGGCTCGCCTGTTTCAACAAGAAATAGACGCCGCCGCCGTTTACTGGAATGCCTCCACTCGCTTTACGGATGGCTTTGAATTCGGCTTAGGCGGAGAACTTGGGATCAGCACACAAAAGCTGCACGTGCGCGGGCCGGTGGGTTTACGCGAGCTAACGAACGCCCGCTGGCTGGTAGATGGCTCCGGACAAACACGCGGATAAAGCAGTACTAGGGCGCGAGTTTGCGCTCTGCCTGGCATTTATTTTTATTGCATTTAGAAACGAACTTATCAGCCGTATCGTCTCCAAGAGCGCAGCTAGATAACTCTTCATTCTGCAATTCTTCAAACTCGGACGGAAAGTCCGTGTTAATGGCTTGAATATGCCGGCAACGGTCTACAAATAACGTACATTCTTTGTCCGAATCACAGGAATAATAATCAAGGCCCTGAAGGGAGAAGCGCTTTCTCTTTTTATCACATTGTCCTTTAGCGCACACAACTTCATAAGTCTTGATTAAACGCTCTAGAACGTTTCCCCTGCTATTATATGGTGGCTCGCAGAATACTATGTCAGTTTCCGTAATCTTTCTATGAATTGGAACCGACAAAATCTTAGAACAATGATACACAATCAATTGGCAGTCTTTGGCTCTATCACACTGCTTTGGATATTTTGGGGGATTTTTGGGGTCAAACTTATCTTCCCACTGAACCCTTTTTATCGAAACTGGTTCCTTTGCCCTAGCGAGCGAAAAAAACAAAATAGACGACATAAAAATTGAAAACACGAAAACTAATCTCATATAGAAATGATAACTATAAACAATTTTCTGTCACTATCATTTCTATTGAAACTAGTAATATTACGGATTGAATACAAGAACCAAGAAAACGAAGAACAACACTAAGTGCACTGTTCCTTCGAGCATCGTGGTGCGCCTGTTCGAGAACGTTAACGTGCTTAAGATTAAAGTCATCCCCAGCAACGTCACTTCACGTGGAGCTAAGCCCAGGACGACTTTTTGACCCGTGAACGATGCGATCGCAAGGATCACGGGAACTGTCAGACCGACCGTTGAGGTGGCAGCCCCTAAACACAGATTCACTGTACGTTGCAGGTCATTACGAGCAACCGCACGAAGGGCACTGATGCCTTCTGGTGCGAATACGATCGCAGCTACAACCACCCCGCCCAGAGCCAATGGCAAATTCAAGGCTTTGATTTCTGCATCCAGGATTTTTGCCAAGCCCTTGGATAACAAAACGATCGGTAGGATGTTTGCCAGCAACAGGATCACGTGATTGCGCAGCTTTGCCATATCAATCGGTGGTCGCGGAGCATCGACGTCTTCGTCAACCTTACCTTCGATTTGATGAACGTAAAAAGCCCGGTGACGCCCTGTTTGTGTGATCAAGAAAACGCCGTACAAAGCGATCGAGAAAATCGAAAAGTACGTGGACTGCCAAAACGACAAGGTTCCTGACTCTGTCGAAGTTGTAAAATTCGGCAAGATCAATGCGATACATGTTAAAGGAATCAACACCGACAAATAGGAAGCGGCACCTTGAAGATTGTAAGACTGCTCACGATGTTTAAGACCACCGATGAACAACCCAAGACCGACGACACCATTCATAACAATCATCAGAACCGAGAACATCGTATCACGCCCCATAGTGGGAGCGGCATTTGAACCCAACATCACGGCCGCCACTAACGCCACCTCGATCACGACGATGGATAAAGTCAGGATCAACGTTCCGTAGGGCTCCCCCATAATTTCCGCAAGTTCTTCGGCCTCATGAACAACGCCAAAAGCTGACCACATGATCACAGCAAAGAACAACGTGAACAGAACCATCAACACCGCAGGCGATGTTACGGTGTCCATCCAACCGGCAAGAACCAGGAAATATAAAAGGACCGAACCCCATGAGGTTAACAAACGTAAATTAGAAAGATTGAACATAGGCTCCCTTTTTATATTTATTTATTTCCAAGGGAGCAGTGGGTTATGTCAAGGTCATTCCTACAACACCACGTTTGTTGATAAGAACTTAGAACTGTCTTGATGCAAAATTCCCTGAATGACCTGACGACTTGCTTGATCTTGTTTCGCTGCAACCATGCAACGAATACTGAAAGAGCGAAGCGCATCGTAAACACTCAAAGTTCCTTCGGCGGAATTCTTACGCCCGGTGAAAGGATAAACATCCGGACCACGCTGGCATTGGCTGTTAATGTTGATACGACAAACCTGATTACTTAAGCGATCGATCATTCGTCCCATTTTTTCAGCATCGCGACCAAACACACTCGCCTGATTCCCGTAAGGAGAATTCAAAATATAATCTTCGATCTCTTGAAAACTTTCATATTCAGCCAGTGGAATCACCGGACCGAACTGCTCTTCAACAGCAGCGCGGGAATTCAACGGCACATTCCCCAGAATCGCCGGGAAGAAAATATTTCCTTTAAGCTTTCCACCCTGCTCTGGATTTGCCAGCACCGCACCTTTGGAAATGGCATCGTCGATCAGACCTTGCAAATACTTTGGCTTTTCTGGATCTGGCAATGGAGTGATCGCAACTCCCTTATCCCACGGCATACCAGCAACCAGACTATTCACTTTCTGAACCAGTTTTTTAGTGAATTCCGCAGAGATCTTTTTATGCACGAAAATCATTTTTAAAGCCGTACAGCGCTGACCATTGAAGGACAAAGCTCCCCGCACGCATTCGCTCACTGCGTTGTCCAAATCCGCGTCCTCTAAAATAATCGCGGGATTTTTAGCTTCCAGACTAAGAATACTGCGGAAACGGAACGGCTGAGGATGCGCCACCTTGATTTGATTTGCCACGCGACTGGTGCCGATGAATGCCAAGACATCAATCTTGCCATCTTTCACAACGGGATTTACGATCTCACGTCCCAAACCATTGATGATATTCACCACGCCTTTAGGGAAAGCCGTACGGAAAGGCTCAAGCAACGGCTCCCACAAAAGCTGTCCGTAACGAGCAAGCTTCACCACCACA contains these protein-coding regions:
- a CDS encoding glutamate-5-semialdehyde dehydrogenase is translated as MHSQNDLMLADLKKAAREQRKLESSTKNKALLKIAEKLSLASKDIISANQKDLDALAPDTAAAFRDRLTLTPERIDGMIESLKQVAALPDPVGEMIDQQTLKNGLLLKKIRAPLGVIFMIFESRPNVILEAFSLAFKAGNVILLRGGSESKHSAAAIYKLMRDALTEAGFKFMPFHGVEDYERGLVEQLLKRKDMIDIVVPRGGDKLIDFVQRTALMPIIKNDRGMCHTFVDEDADLAMAAKIVTNAKTQRPGVCNALETVLVHEKVAAQFLPMLYKETDSKKLQWHVDSASLFILKDHERVTSAKPEDWDTEYLDLIMNCRVVSGIDEALAHIEKHGSKHSEAIITKSETKARLFQQEIDAAAVYWNASTRFTDGFEFGLGGELGISTQKLHVRGPVGLRELTNARWLVDGSGQTRG
- the proB gene encoding glutamate 5-kinase; translation: MAKNRRWVIKAGSKMVCDGGPLLMRAWMLQVAQLKKKYNIDVIWVTSGAIAWAVARTNFKATKRTLPQKQALSAIGQPLVMDQYVLALQSANLLGSQVLLTAGDMKDPVRRKNLQNTLSELVKMKVIPILNENDAVATEEIKFGDNDSLAAKVAVMMKAERVVLMTDVEGLFDSDPNKNPDATLVRYRPKVGKAEFALADRKSISKVGTGGMYSKLLAAETAGKNKIITHLVKGDIPNNLLHIAQGTSIGTQFGGRDALAK
- a CDS encoding aldehyde dehydrogenase family protein, coding for MNYQLPEFPGIPQLNGRILINGEIRDKGYEAQPVFSTCTEDGQPKQIGTTPHVSANILGEAVDGAAKAWAKGLGDWPTSRMEDRMNAVVAFRNGMLEQREIICRLLMWEIGKNWADSQAEFDRTIQYIDDTVNEVKNMDREASRFQFSGGVMAQIRRAPLGVTLCMGPFNYPLNETFTTLIPALIMGNTVVVKLARYGQLLWEPLLEPFRTAFPKGVVNIINGLGREIVNPVVKDGKIDVLAFIGTSRVANQIKVAHPQPFRFRSILSLEAKNPAIILEDADLDNAVSECVRGALSFNGQRCTALKMIFVHKKISAEFTKKLVQKVNSLVAGMPWDKGVAITPLPDPEKPKYLQGLIDDAISKGAVLANPEQGGKLKGNIFFPAILGNVPLNSRAAVEEQFGPVIPLAEYESFQEIEDYILNSPYGNQASVFGRDAEKMGRMIDRLSNQVCRININSQCQRGPDVYPFTGRKNSAEGTLSVYDALRSFSIRCMVAAKQDQASRQVIQGILHQDSSKFLSTNVVL
- a CDS encoding calcium:proton antiporter encodes the protein MFNLSNLRLLTSWGSVLLYFLVLAGWMDTVTSPAVLMVLFTLFFAVIMWSAFGVVHEAEELAEIMGEPYGTLILTLSIVVIEVALVAAVMLGSNAAPTMGRDTMFSVLMIVMNGVVGLGLFIGGLKHREQSYNLQGAASYLSVLIPLTCIALILPNFTTSTESGTLSFWQSTYFSIFSIALYGVFLITQTGRHRAFYVHQIEGKVDEDVDAPRPPIDMAKLRNHVILLLANILPIVLLSKGLAKILDAEIKALNLPLALGGVVVAAIVFAPEGISALRAVARNDLQRTVNLCLGAATSTVGLTVPVILAIASFTGQKVVLGLAPREVTLLGMTLILSTLTFSNRRTTMLEGTVHLVLFFVFLVLVFNP